Proteins encoded together in one Microcaecilia unicolor chromosome 3, aMicUni1.1, whole genome shotgun sequence window:
- the LOC115464558 gene encoding olfactory receptor 6N1-like, which translates to MRAGNQSIVTQFIIAGFPGIENIRALLFMLLLLTYLLIITGNITIVTVIWSQPRLHAPMYFFIGVLSFLELGYTAVTIPKMLYNLLDATRLISFRGCFLQTYFFHALGITEILLLTSMAYDRYLAICTPLHYPTLMTSKLGCKLAASCWLCGFLYPLPEIILISRLPFCGPNVINHIFCDLPPLLSLVCTDTSLSVLVDFVFNAFILLGPFLLIILSYIMIIRTVLKIQSSEGRKKAFSTCGSHLIVVAMYLGTASFMYVRLTKTYSLTYDRLFSVVYSILTPLLNPVIYSLRNKEIREAIWKVMAGRY; encoded by the coding sequence ATGAGAGCCGGTAACCAGAGTATCGTGACCCAATTCATTATCGCCGGATTTCCAGGCATTGAGAACATCCGGGCTCTGCTCTTCATGCTTCTGCTTCTGACATACCTCCTCATCATCACCGGAAATATCACTATTGTAACAGTCATCTGGAGTCAGCCTCGTCTCCATGCCCCCATGTACTTTTTCATTGGTGTCCTGTCCTTTCTGGAACTCGGATACACGGCAGTCACTATCCCCAAAATGCTTTACAATCTACTGGATGCAACGAGACTCATTTCTTTCCGAGGTTGTTTCTTGCAGACCTATTTCTTTCATGCCTTGGGGATAACAGAGATCTTATTGTTGACTTCAATGGCTTATGATCGCTACTTGGCGATCTGCACTCCCTTGCATTACCCAACCCTAATGACGTCAAAACTTGGTTGTAAGTTAGCTGCAAGCTGTTGGCTCTGTGGGTTCCTGTACCCCTTGCCTGAGATAATTCTTATTTCTCGTTTGCCTTTCTGTGGTCCCAATGTGATCAATCACATTTTCTGTGACTTGCCACCCCTCTTGAGTTTAGTCTGTACAGACACATCCTTGAGCGTTTTAGTTGATtttgtgtttaatgcctttatacTATTGGGACCCTTTCTGCTCATAATTCTTTCATATATTATGATTATCCGGACTGTGTTAAAGATCCAGTCTTCAGAAGGACGGAAAAAAGCCTTCTCTACCTGTGGTTCTCACCTCATTGTTGTGGCAATGTATTTAGGCACAGCGAGCTTCATGTATGTTCGACTGACCAAAACATACTCTTTGACTTACGATAGGCTGTTCTCAGTCGTTTATTCCATCTTAACGCCCCTGCTGAACCCAGTAATATATAGTCTGAGAAACAAGGAAATAAGAGAGGCAATATGGAAGGTGATGGCAGGAAGATATTAG